Proteins encoded in a region of the Spiroplasma endosymbiont of Amphimallon solstitiale genome:
- a CDS encoding glucose-6-phosphate isomerase, which produces MIKTNLKFTNLDMKELSTLYQEKVTVINAELESNAKNEDGWLGWIDFPFAYQKDITFQDSWKRMKTLALKLQKEIQVLVVIGIGGSYLGARAGIDMVQGLFNNTAPVKVIYMGNTMSSTYVHQVLSYLKDKEFAINVISKSGTTTEPAIAFRLLKELLIKQKKNKNIVNNRIIATTDKTRGVLHDLAKEEGYESFVIPDNIGGRYSVLTPVGIFPMMVAGINCEEIIAGAQLAAKECKSDKIDVNDAYLYAVSRYHLHKTNNKAVEILVSYELQMQMLCEWWKQLFGESEGKDGKGLLPASVVFSTDLHSMGQFIQEGSKMFFETVIKIKKPNEDIKIPLDKENNDQLNYLTKHSLHEINNIALQGTIEAHSDEIVGKTPNILLEWDTMDGKMFGYSSYFFMKACAVSAKLLDVDPFNQPGVEVYKKKMFTLLGKK; this is translated from the coding sequence GTGATAAAAACTAATTTAAAGTTTACTAATTTAGATATGAAAGAATTATCAACTTTATATCAAGAAAAAGTAACGGTGATTAACGCTGAACTGGAAAGTAATGCTAAAAATGAAGATGGTTGATTAGGATGAATTGATTTTCCATTTGCATACCAAAAAGACATTACTTTTCAAGATTCTTGAAAACGAATGAAAACTCTAGCATTGAAACTACAAAAAGAAATACAAGTTTTAGTAGTAATTGGTATTGGTGGATCATACTTAGGTGCTAGAGCAGGAATTGATATGGTGCAAGGTTTATTTAATAATACGGCTCCTGTTAAAGTAATTTATATGGGTAATACTATGAGTTCAACTTATGTTCACCAAGTTTTATCATATTTAAAAGATAAAGAATTTGCCATTAATGTTATTTCTAAATCAGGAACTACTACTGAACCAGCAATTGCCTTTCGTTTGTTAAAAGAACTATTAATTAAACAAAAGAAAAATAAGAATATTGTTAATAACAGAATTATCGCTACTACTGATAAAACAAGAGGAGTACTCCATGATTTGGCAAAAGAAGAAGGATATGAAAGCTTTGTTATCCCCGATAATATCGGTGGTAGATACTCTGTTTTAACTCCTGTTGGTATTTTTCCGATGATGGTAGCAGGAATTAACTGTGAAGAAATTATTGCTGGTGCGCAATTAGCAGCAAAAGAATGTAAAAGTGATAAAATTGATGTTAATGATGCCTATTTATATGCAGTTTCTCGCTATCATTTACATAAAACTAATAATAAAGCAGTTGAAATTTTAGTAAGCTATGAATTACAAATGCAAATGTTATGTGAATGATGAAAACAATTATTTGGTGAATCAGAAGGTAAGGATGGCAAAGGATTATTACCAGCTAGTGTTGTTTTTTCAACTGATTTACATTCAATGGGCCAATTTATTCAAGAAGGTTCAAAAATGTTTTTTGAAACAGTAATAAAAATCAAAAAACCTAATGAAGATATCAAAATTCCACTTGATAAAGAAAACAATGATCAATTAAACTATTTAACAAAACATTCTTTACATGAAATTAATAATATTGCCTTACAAGGAACTATTGAAGCTCATAGTGATGAAATAGTAGGAAAAACTCCAAATATTTTATTAGAATGGGATACAATGGATGGCAAAATGTTTGGTTATTCTAGTTATTTCTTTATGAAGGCTTGTGCTGTTAGTGCAAAATTATTAGATGTTGACCCATTTAACCAACCTGGTGTTGAAGTATACAAAAAGAAAATGTTTACATTATTAGGTAAAAAATAA
- a CDS encoding IS30 family transposase, translating to MYKYLTIESIIVIKEYKSYGFSIRKIAKAIDYSKSTVHRVCRLLNQNLLPLEILNKIQKNKQNAGRKLIILTLIEINTINHLLITKNYALDIIANFLKENKIKSISTKTLYNMFKTNRMGFDENNLLTKGKNKPHKQKETRGRINNCKSIHERNLIIPNIKNIEEFGHLEGDTIIGKDHKSSIITLADIWSKTTIPLATKNNKSENITKSIIKFISKLQKGTVKTITFDRGKEFSKWKLIEKNCNVKIYFADPGKPCQRGLNENNNGILRRYLPKSTDLSSYKQKDLNTIAFQINSTPRKSLSYKRPIDLIQLF from the coding sequence ATGTATAAGTATCTGACTATTGAATCAATAATAGTAATAAAAGAATATAAAAGTTATGGATTTTCGATTCGTAAAATAGCAAAAGCCATTGATTATAGTAAATCAACTGTACATAGAGTTTGTAGATTATTAAATCAAAACTTATTACCATTAGAAATATTGAATAAAATTCAAAAAAATAAACAAAATGCAGGTAGAAAATTAATAATTTTAACTTTAATAGAAATTAATACTATTAATCATTTGTTAATTACTAAAAATTATGCTCTTGATATAATTGCTAATTTTTTAAAGGAAAATAAAATAAAAAGTATTTCAACAAAAACTTTATATAACATGTTTAAAACAAATCGAATGGGTTTTGATGAAAATAACTTATTGACAAAAGGAAAAAATAAACCTCACAAACAAAAAGAAACTAGGGGCAGAATTAATAATTGTAAGTCTATTCATGAAAGAAATTTAATCATTCCTAATATTAAAAATATAGAAGAATTTGGTCATTTAGAGGGTGATACTATCATTGGTAAAGATCATAAAAGTTCTATTATTACTTTAGCTGATATATGATCAAAAACCACAATTCCTTTAGCAACTAAAAATAATAAATCAGAAAATATTACAAAAAGTATAATAAAATTTATTTCAAAGTTACAAAAAGGAACAGTTAAAACTATTACTTTTGATCGTGGTAAAGAATTTAGTAAATGAAAATTAATCGAAAAAAATTGTAATGTTAAGATTTATTTTGCAGATCCTGGTAAACCTTGTCAAAGAGGTTTAAATGAAAATAATAATGGTATTTTAAGAAGATATTTACCAAAATCTACAGATCTATCTTCATATAAACAAAAAGATTTAAATACTATAGCATTTCAAATTAATTCTACACCCAGAAAATCACTATCTTATAAAAGACCAATAGATTTAATACAATTATTTTAA
- a CDS encoding IS30 family transposase, which produces MYKYLTIESIIAIKEYKSYGFSIRKIAKAIDYSKSTVHRVCRLLNQNLLPLEILNKIQKNKQNAGRKLIILTLIEINTINHLLITKNYALDIIANFLKENKIKSISTKTLYNMFKTNRMGFDENNLLRKGKNKPHKQKETRGRINNCKSIHERNLIIPNIKNIEEFGHLEGDTIIGKDHKSSIITLADIWSKTTIPLATKNNKSENITKSIIKFISKLQKGTVKTITFDRGKEFSKWKLIEKKCNVKIYFADPGKPCQRGLNENNNGILRRYLPKSTDLSSYKQKDLNTIAFQINSTPRKSLSYKRPIDLIQLF; this is translated from the coding sequence ATGTATAAGTATCTGACTATTGAATCAATAATAGCAATAAAAGAATATAAAAGTTATGGATTTTCAATTCGTAAAATAGCAAAAGCCATTGATTATAGTAAATCAACTGTACATAGAGTTTGTAGATTATTAAATCAAAACTTATTACCATTAGAAATATTGAATAAAATTCAAAAAAATAAACAAAATGCAGGTAGAAAATTAATAATTTTAACTTTAATAGAAATTAATACTATTAATCATTTGTTAATTACTAAAAATTATGCTCTTGATATAATTGCTAATTTTTTAAAGGAAAATAAAATAAAAAGTATTTCAACAAAAACTTTATATAACATGTTTAAAACAAATCGAATGGGTTTTGATGAAAATAACTTATTGAGAAAAGGAAAAAATAAACCTCACAAACAAAAAGAAACTAGGGGCAGAATTAATAATTGTAAGTCTATTCATGAAAGAAATTTAATCATTCCTAATATTAAAAATATAGAAGAATTTGGTCATTTAGAGGGTGATACTATCATTGGTAAAGATCATAAAAGTTCTATTATTACTTTAGCTGATATATGATCAAAAACCACAATTCCTTTAGCAACTAAAAATAATAAATCAGAAAATATTACAAAAAGTATAATAAAATTTATTTCAAAGTTACAAAAAGGAACAGTTAAAACTATTACTTTTGATCGTGGTAAAGAATTTAGTAAATGAAAATTAATCGAAAAAAAATGTAATGTTAAGATTTATTTTGCAGATCCTGGTAAACCTTGTCAAAGAGGTTTAAATGAAAATAATAATGGTATTTTAAGAAGATATTTACCAAAATCTACAGATCTATCTTCATATAAACAAAAAGATTTAAATACTATAGCATTTCAAATTAATTCTACACCCAGAAAATCACTATCTTATAAAAGACCAATAGATTTAATACAATTATTTTAA